TTGAAGAAGATTTTTTTCAAGACAACCTTATACATTCACTTGCATCAGAGATTTTATGCGGTGAGCTTCAAAAAACAGTTAAAATCATTGCGGAGTTTCCTGAGTTCAAAAAGGCTGAAAAACTTCTTGACCTTGGAGGAGGGCATGGACTTTATTCTATTGCATTTACCAGATTGAATAAAAATTTAAAGGCATATGTCTTTGATTTTCCTAATGTTATTAAGGATACGGAGGCTTATATCAGAAAATTTAAGGCGGAGAGGGTAAATGTTATTTCAGGCAATCTTTTTAAAGATGATATAGGGAAGGGATATGATATTATACTTTTTTCTTATAATCCGGGCGGAAAAAATCCGAATCTTGTACCAAAGATATGCTCAAGCTTGAAAGAAGGGGGACTATTTATTACAAAACATGCTTTTTATCACAGAGAAGAAGGTTCGAGGGATTATCTTCTGGATGTGGAATGGAATCTTTCGGCTTTTGAAGGTGTACATAAAGGCAGTAAGATTTATAATTTTGCTGGAGACCTTAGCTATGAAGACTATCTGGATTTGCTTGAGAGGTATTTTTCGATTGAAAAAATTGTAGAAGGTGATGAATTTGGGTCTTATTCATATCTTTCTAAATTTGGAGATACGTTAGGTTCTAAAATTATTATCGCCAAAAAGAAACCATGATACAAAGGATGGAAATAAATATGGTGAATATAGAATAGGATGTAATTTACAGGGTCAAAAATTCTTGTCCCTGTAGTTTTGCGTATATTAGATATAGAAAAGGGGTTTTATTGTATGATTAGAAAGGTATTTATCGGTTGCAATACAGCGGAAGGGTTTTATTCTTTTTTTGATTTTTTGACGAACCCAGAGGATGCAAATATAATAATATTAAAGGGTGGACCGGGTCATGGTAAATCAACTTTTATAAGGTCAATAGGAGAAGAATTAATATCAAAGGGTTATGATATAGAGCTTCAATTTTGTTCTTTTGATTGTAATTCTCTGGATGCATTGGCACTACCTTCCCATAGATTTGCAATTGTTGCTACAACCGGTCACCATGTCAAAGACCCAAGGTATGCCGGCGTTGTTGAGGAGATAATAAATCTTGGAGAATACCTTTGCGTGGAAGGGGTTATTAATCATAAAAGAACAATTATAGAAATTAATAATGAGATTGAAGAAATTTTCAGAAGAACCTATAGGTATCTTAGTGCTGCAAAACTGATGAGAAAGAACATTGAGGATGTCAACTCAAGGCTGCAGGACTTTGCAAAGGTGAATCTGGCGGCAAAGGATATACTTGCCAAAACACTCGAAAGAAGAGAAGTGGCGGATCATGTAGGTTATGAAAGACATCTTTTTGCCAGTTCTATAACCCCGGAGGGGTATTGTACATATATTGATACACTTATAAAGGGAAAAGAAATTTATAAAATTCTCGGAGATTGGGGAACCGGCAAAACAACTATCTTAAAAAAGATTGGGGAAGATGCCAGAGCAAAAGGACTGGGAGTCGAATATTATCATCATCCTCTTGATGCCGAGAAGATTGAACATTTGATTATTCCAAAGTTAAATACAGCGTTTATAACTACCGATGATATTTCAGATGAAAAATGCAGGGCTTCATACAATCTCAATGCTTATCTTAAGGATATAGAATATCTTGAAGAAAAAAATGAAATGGAGGATCTTATAAATTCGGCTGTCGAAAATCTTAAAAAAGCGAGGAAATTGCATGAGAAGTTAGAAAATTATTATATTCCAAATATGGATTTTGAAGGAATTGACAAATGCCGTGAGAAAGTATTACAAAAAATATTAGAAAATAAATATGTTAAATCAAGATAGAATTATGAATAATAATGGGGGGTTGAAAAATACGAAATGGAGATAACAATTGTATATGATAATTTTCAAGGAAATTCAAATTTAAAATCCGCATGGGGGTTTTCATGTCTTGTCAAGACTAAAGAAAAAACAATTTTGTTCGATACCGGTGGGGATTCTGCTATTCTTTTGGAAAACATGAAGAAAATAGGATTTGATCCTGCTAAAATTGATTTAATCGTAATTTCTCATATGCATGATGACCATGTTGGAGGTTTATCCGGACTTTTGAAGATTAATCCTTTAATTGAACTTTATATACCATATTTATCAAATCAAGCTATTTACAAAGAACATAAAGGTAAAGTTGTTTGTGTCAAAGATTATAAAGAAATTACTCATAATATTTGTATTGTAGAAAAAGAAGATACATTATCTTTAGTTTTGAATAAAAACGGCGATCTTATAATAATTGCTTCACGGGTACCTGAAAAGGTTATTGAAATGGTTAAAAGAATAAAAGAGATTAAAAAAGAAAATATTTCTCTTTTAATAGGTGCTTTCTGTCTTTTCAGAATGTCGAATCTCAAAAAAATAATTAATGTTTTTAAGGACCTTGGGGTTAAAAAAATTTCTGTTTGTCATTGCTGTGAAGATGCTTGTAAGATTTTGTTTCGGGAAATATATGAATCTGATTATATAGATGTTTGTTTAGGAAATGTAATATACATTAGAAATGGCATTTTTGTCGATAAGGCTCTATAGTATTCTGATCTTTGCATTATGTTAATCATCTATTAAACTGTCTATATGTAATAATTTTCCTTAAAAATGAAGGTTATAAATTAACAATAAATAAAGAAAGATAAAACGTATACAAAAGAATAAACAAAAGATGTTAAACAGCAAGATACTACATCCTGAAAAATAGAGATTAAACAAGCTGACTTATCATAAAAAAGTATAAAGATTAAACAATCAATAAACATTGTTTTTACTCAAAAATTCACATTATACAATCTACAAGATCCTATTATTCTAAAATCATAGTCCTATTGTTTTAAGTATATTCATTTTTGGGTTTTACGCTTTTTGGGTAAATGCCATCTTGAATGTATCTTCTCCCCCGGATTGAACCGGGAGAAAGTTGTTTTATGGCACCAACCCTCTCCGAAGTGCTCAGGTTGCACCCCTGCATTTCCCTATCCCCTCCGGAGAAGAAGATACACTCATACATACAATTACTCTGTAATATTTATATCGCTTTGAGCTCTAAATACTAGCTCGCCATTTATAGTTTTTTGACTTTCTTTAGCTCCTAATATCATTGACATTTCTGCAAGTAAATTAATTTTTCTTAAATATCCATTTGTGCTTGAATATATTAATTCAATTGCGTCATCAGTAAATATTGTTTCATTGCAGTTTGCACATTTTAATCTGGATGTTATATATTCTTTTGTTTCATCTTTGTTTAAACCCTTAAATGAATAATTTAAAACTATTCGCTGCCTTAATGCTTCATGTGCTTGTCTATTCAACTGTATAATTAATTGTGTCTGTCCTGATAATATAAGTAATGCATAATTTTTTGTGTCCATGTCAAAATTAAATATAATGCGTAAATCATCAAGGATTGAGTTGCTTATGAACTGAGCCTCATCAACGATGATAACGGGAGTTATGTTTTTTGAATGATAGCTTAATATTACATCCTGTATCTGGCGAAACATATCGCATTTTCTATGCTTCGGTATTAACCCTAAGCCGTCGGACAAATACTTGTAAAAATCCATAACTGTAAGCGTTGATATCGGTATGTATACAACCTTGTACATATTAGGATTTAAAGAATTTACAAAGCATTTTAGTGTATATGACTTACCAGATCCAGGATCTCCTGTTATTAGCCCAAATCCTTTTTTGTCTTTTAAAAATTCTAATCTGCTCATTGCTTGTATATAATCCTGTGATTTGTAGTGATATTTTACATCACATTCTTTAGAAAATGGATTAAAAGTTAATCCATAATATACATTGAACATTGTTTTTCCTTCTTTCTTCATTTACAAAGAAAAGTCTATTTCTTTTCTTCTTATCTTAGAATTATCAATTTTGTTTACGGGATGTATTGTTTGCAAGAGTTTGCCGTCTTCACTAAAAATATATGCTTTATCAAGTGATTTTGGATAATATCGTATATTTACATAATCACCGATATACTGCATTGGCACTTCAAATTTGACTTTTTCTATTGATACTGTGGCATCTTTAATTACACGCCTTTTGACTCTATAGAGAAATATGTTATCAATCTCTTCTTTAGAATCTATGAATTTCATCGTGTCAGTATATTTAATGAATTTCTCTATGGGCTTCATATTTATTGATGAATGTACTGTTTGATGGTATATTCCTTCAATATATTTATTCAAGTTCTCATTCAATTCGTCTATGGAAGATATTTTCTGCCAATCAAATCCATACATCCATTGGTCTTTTAATGTTCTGAAAAACCTTTCAATTTTTCCTTTCGATTCTGGCGAATACGGTTCAGCATAACATAAAGACGTTCCTAATGATGCACATATTAAATGCAATTGTTCGCTTTGGAATACCTTGCCGTTATCAACAAATAGTTTTTTAGGAACACCTCTTTTTGAAACAGCTTTTTTGTATGCATCAATAAGTGATATGACATTATCTGTCTCATAAAATTCTGCATGTGTTATTAACCTTGATGAATCATCCAGAAAAGCAATAAGGTATGTCTTAATCTTCTTGCCGTTAATAACTAAGTATGGACCCATAGATATATCAGATTGCCAGCAGTCATTAGGATACTCCATTTCAAAAGCTCTCCTGTCTTTTGTATTCAATGCTGATGTAGATATTTTAGTTTTTCGAAGATATCTTTGGATTGTAGATAAGGATACCTTATCAAGGTCAATAAACTTTTTAACTAAAAGTTCCTGATAGATTGACTTAGCTGATCTTCTTGGATTATCAACTTTTAGATTCTTAATATAGGCTTTAATGTCATCAGTTAAAACTCTTGAAGCACCTTTGTCGCATCTGCTTTTAGGATATAGACCTTCAAATCCATATTTTCTGTAACAGTAAAGCCATGTCTTAATTGTATTAGGAGAAAATTCTCTTTTACCTAACGAAGGCACATCATAAACCTTAGAAGTAATAACCTCCATATATTCTTTTGCTGTTTCCTGAGTGTAATTTTCATTGATAAGCGGTGCTATCAAAGAAAATTTAAAATAAGCAATTTTTTGTTTAACATCATTATCCATTCTAAAAGCCTCCTCAATTATCTTTGAAAGTATTATTAACTGGATAATGATGGTGCATTCACAAATGTTATGTGGAGAAATAAAATGCGAATTAGATAAATTTACATAGACAAATTCAGATTAAACATTTTTAATCGAATTAAAATAATTATACAGTCAAAAATAGCGATTAAATTATGATAAAATATGACTTTTGCAAAAAAGCAAAAAAAATCTACCAAGAATTAAGTCTAAACTTTTTTGAAAAAATGTACTTTCATCAAATCAAAATAGTGTAAATTAAACTTTACCTTTTCTTTTGTATATTTATAAATATTGCTTATCAAAGTTTTAGGTGATAAACTGTTCATTGTTTCAATGTATTCTTGAAAATTAGCAAAAAAGCTGTGAATATAATTCATAATCGAGAGAAATCTCATTTTGAAATAACTGATATTTTGCTGTTTCACAAAAGACAAATTAAACTCTTTAATGATCTCATCAGCAACATATGTAGTGCCATGTCCATCGATAAATATTTTTTTCAAGGAAGTTAGAATAACAGATAAAGGATAGATGAAATATGGCACTAAAAAGTCCGGTATTAAAGCATGTGTTTTATGGCATACAGGACAAATAACTCTTGCTATGGTAATATCTATGCAATTATTGTCGATAAAGACACCCCTGCAGTAATAGCCATGCCTGTGCAATTTACCGTTGTAATTGCAATTAGGGCATCCAGATGGTGTATCTATGTACAAATATGATTTATTTTCGATATATTCATGTATATTTTTAATTGGAAAGGCTATAATTATCATTGTGATACCTTTCTTGGGGAGGTAATTAATTTTACCGCCCCAT
This is a stretch of genomic DNA from Aceticella autotrophica. It encodes these proteins:
- a CDS encoding methyltransferase, translated to MDNDIFFNEPSISAEPLRNFLSDCSRKFKEFCILDGALDIKLFDHLDNLKSADELSREIGTDYVILKNICEILLNLGFIKKEGESFKNTELSSLYLKSDSLLYQKEVLKNIKNGFELWRRLTNVLENGPIKVLEEDFFQDNLIHSLASEILCGELQKTVKIIAEFPEFKKAEKLLDLGGGHGLYSIAFTRLNKNLKAYVFDFPNVIKDTEAYIRKFKAERVNVISGNLFKDDIGKGYDIILFSYNPGGKNPNLVPKICSSLKEGGLFITKHAFYHREEGSRDYLLDVEWNLSAFEGVHKGSKIYNFAGDLSYEDYLDLLERYFSIEKIVEGDEFGSYSYLSKFGDTLGSKIIIAKKKP
- a CDS encoding MBL fold metallo-hydrolase, with product MEITIVYDNFQGNSNLKSAWGFSCLVKTKEKTILFDTGGDSAILLENMKKIGFDPAKIDLIVISHMHDDHVGGLSGLLKINPLIELYIPYLSNQAIYKEHKGKVVCVKDYKEITHNICIVEKEDTLSLVLNKNGDLIIIASRVPEKVIEMVKRIKEIKKENISLLIGAFCLFRMSNLKKIINVFKDLGVKKISVCHCCEDACKILFREIYESDYIDVCLGNVIYIRNGIFVDKAL
- a CDS encoding ExeA family protein, which translates into the protein MKKEGKTMFNVYYGLTFNPFSKECDVKYHYKSQDYIQAMSRLEFLKDKKGFGLITGDPGSGKSYTLKCFVNSLNPNMYKVVYIPISTLTVMDFYKYLSDGLGLIPKHRKCDMFRQIQDVILSYHSKNITPVIIVDEAQFISNSILDDLRIIFNFDMDTKNYALLILSGQTQLIIQLNRQAHEALRQRIVLNYSFKGLNKDETKEYITSRLKCANCNETIFTDDAIELIYSSTNGYLRKINLLAEMSMILGAKESQKTINGELVFRAQSDINITE
- a CDS encoding DDE-type integrase/transposase/recombinase, with product MDNDVKQKIAYFKFSLIAPLINENYTQETAKEYMEVITSKVYDVPSLGKREFSPNTIKTWLYCYRKYGFEGLYPKSRCDKGASRVLTDDIKAYIKNLKVDNPRRSAKSIYQELLVKKFIDLDKVSLSTIQRYLRKTKISTSALNTKDRRAFEMEYPNDCWQSDISMGPYLVINGKKIKTYLIAFLDDSSRLITHAEFYETDNVISLIDAYKKAVSKRGVPKKLFVDNGKVFQSEQLHLICASLGTSLCYAEPYSPESKGKIERFFRTLKDQWMYGFDWQKISSIDELNENLNKYIEGIYHQTVHSSINMKPIEKFIKYTDTMKFIDSKEEIDNIFLYRVKRRVIKDATVSIEKVKFEVPMQYIGDYVNIRYYPKSLDKAYIFSEDGKLLQTIHPVNKIDNSKIRRKEIDFSL
- a CDS encoding DUF6431 domain-containing protein → MIIIAFPIKNIHEYIENKSYLYIDTPSGCPNCNYNGKLHRHGYYCRGVFIDNNCIDITIARVICPVCHKTHALIPDFLVPYFIYPLSVILTSLKKIFIDGHGTTYVADEIIKEFNLSFVKQQNISYFKMRFLSIMNYIHSFFANFQEYIETMNSLSPKTLISNIYKYTKEKVKFNLHYFDLMKVHFFKKV